One window of Candidatus Nanopelagicales bacterium genomic DNA carries:
- a CDS encoding DMT family transporter, translating to MRNHQLRWWQLLGGLGGAWLVTTQGLVVAVVGVTIFTVAVVAGQVAGSLVVDRAGLSPAGVLQVTARRVTAAVVALVAVLLSGLSAGTGTVSWVVLLAVSAGVGISVQQAINGRVSVATRQPVAAATVNFTVGFSALFAATLLLVAVGVIEVTGLPGLPGQWWLYLGGPIGVTFIALAAWAVRAVGVLTFGLLSIAGQLVGAVILDAVLPSGTAPLGWPQWAGLACVAVAVVLAAVPGDGTSGGRMTK from the coding sequence TTGCGGAACCACCAGTTGCGGTGGTGGCAACTCCTCGGGGGGCTCGGAGGCGCGTGGCTGGTCACCACTCAGGGGCTCGTCGTGGCCGTCGTCGGGGTCACCATCTTCACGGTCGCGGTGGTGGCCGGCCAAGTCGCCGGGTCCCTCGTTGTCGATCGGGCGGGACTCAGCCCGGCCGGGGTCCTGCAGGTGACTGCTCGCCGCGTAACCGCCGCGGTGGTCGCCCTGGTAGCGGTGTTGTTGTCGGGGTTGTCGGCGGGAACGGGCACGGTGTCGTGGGTGGTGCTGCTGGCCGTTTCGGCGGGCGTCGGCATCTCCGTGCAGCAAGCGATCAACGGCCGGGTCTCGGTCGCCACACGGCAGCCCGTCGCCGCAGCCACCGTCAACTTCACCGTCGGATTCTCGGCACTCTTCGCAGCCACGCTGCTTCTCGTGGCCGTCGGCGTCATCGAGGTGACGGGATTGCCGGGGCTGCCAGGGCAGTGGTGGCTCTACCTGGGTGGGCCCATCGGAGTCACGTTCATCGCCCTCGCTGCTTGGGCTGTGCGGGCCGTCGGCGTTCTGACTTTCGGACTGTTGTCGATCGCCGGGCAACTCGTCGGGGCAGTGATCCTGGACGCCGTCCTGCCCTCGGGAACAGCGCCGCTGGGCTGGCCCCAATGGGCCGGGTTGGCGTGCGTCGCGGTCGCAGTTGTTCTGGCTGCCGTCCCCGGCGACGGCACTTCCGGTGGCAGAATGACGAAATGA